The nucleotide window ATAGTCTGTAAATGTGCGACAGATTGTACTACATACCTTCTGAGCGGCAAAGAAGTCTTTGTATCCACCATGGAGAAGATACATCTCGGGATAATACAGCTCTGGATAATTTTCCTCGTTCTGGTTCCTGTCCATGGTCCGTAAAAAGCGAGACCTAGTAACACAGAGAACATTAAGTTTGTTAGAGTTGTTTCCCTTACAAACGATAGCTCAAAATATCTACTTCGTAACATATGAAAATCTTGCAATTGTGACTACATTTTCGAAAACAACTTTTCATCGAACTACACCCGTCTAAATAGGACAACATTCATTTGCAAATCTTTCGATAAACTTGTTGAAAAAGTCTTACATTTTAGGTCCTCGTTCGGATGAGAATTCACAATGGAAAATGATGATGGATCTCTTAGTGGGGTCCTCTGTTTTGATTGGAGTATTCACCAAACTTTCCATTATGCTCTCTCGGGTGTATAAATTTTTGGCACcctataaaataaacaaaactttgaTTAGTGAAGGCAAACAGAATATAAAGGCATTGTATTTAGATTAATTGGATTCACCTAACGGTACCAAGTGTAAAGGGTTTAATATGAGACCTGTGATTATCCAAGCGGagaaattctttaaaaattgcTTTAGATCAATTGtaatagaaatgtgttttttttttttttggttggtgttttacgccgtactcaagaatatttcacttatacgacggcggccagcattatggtgggcggaaaccgggcagagcccggggaaacccacgaccatccgcaggttgctagcaggccttcctacgtacggccggggaggaagccagcatgtttaaagttttaaagtaaaactgaacattgtTCTATTCCATAATAATAGAGTAATAGAAATGTGGTTTACCTTAATATGACCGCCTTCGAACTCATAGGGGTAACGGCAATCCACGATGACATAATTCTCGATCACGTGGTCATATTCTTTATTCACGACTTTGGCGAGAGTTTCAGGTGTGATGGATTTCAAGTCCTGGTGTTTACCGGGAATTGTGGGAAGACAGCATGATTTGCTTCCGTCGCTGATCAGGTCGGCGTCTTCAGATACTGGAATGAGATTAGAAATGACCATTTAATTCAAACTGTCATGTGTGTTTTTCTGTGTGATACATTGCTTTCagtttctttttaaataacaatagtaaaaagaaattaacaagATACTTGGTTACTTGGTTAAGTTAttacatatttgatttacaGGTGTGTAATTCTGGCTGCCAGAATAAGGATGTTTCTGTATAACCGAAGGATTGTCAAGCCTTACCCCTGTCAAGAATAGTTTTAATGTGGGCCTCTGTCTCCGGGTCGCAAGTAACGGGACTGGGCTGAGTTTTGGAGGGTAGGTCCAGGCTCTGATACCGCCGGAAGCGTCCTACACCACGTCGCCGCTTAATCAAGGGAGAGGACTCTTCGTCGTCTCTGGTGGGACTGGGTCTTTTACGGGTCTGCTGTGAGTTTAATCCAAGGGTGTGGAGTTTTCGTGAAAGCACTGGAGTGTCCGTATTTGACTGGATAGCAAAAACGTGCAACATAAGAATTTTGCCTTTTGAGAATAAAAGTAAACATGTGACTTATTGTTTAACTGAATACAATAGACAATCGGTGCTTTATATCATGTCATCTTGAAATTCCATTTACCTTATACGCAGAGTTATCGTCCTTGACGGAAGTGACGGTCACCACGGGAGTAAGTTCGGTTGACATGTCGTCATCACTGTCATCAAACACTGACGGAGAAGACGAGGATACGTCTGGGCAGTCAAAACTCTACAACAAGATTCACGTTGATAAAATTAATGACATGACATGACATGACATGACAGTTCACGCAGaatacaaaacactgaaaattcgagagaaaaaacattttgtggaTTTTGTAAAAGAAGAGCAAACATAAGTTATCAGAAATGTTGTTTAGTTACTGCATAACCACTCTGCAAGTATGGGGGAACACTCACCAAGCTTCGGACAGATCGAAAATCCAGTCGTTTCAAAGGTCTCACGGGAGAGTAGGCCAGGGGAGAGCAGGCGTTGTTATCCATTGAGGCAAAGATATCTGAAACTGTCGCTTCGTCCGCACCTAACCCGCTATCTCGGGATGTTTCGTCCACAAATCGTACCTCTGAGCTTTCCTCCGTTGAAAACAAATCGTTGCTGCTCAGGAGGTCGAAACACGAATCCAAGGAGGACGACATAGTCTGTAAACGAAAGCGGAAACTGTAGTTTAACTCACTGCATGAGAATGGACACGGGACAAACGATCAGTGATTAGCGCTCGTACTTATACGCAAGCTTTCTTCAGGCTTTAGTAGTGGAGGTAATATTACAGGGCCACGAATGTCACCTGCCACGCAAGGGACGCAACCAAGCGAGTCCTTTAATGGGAGTCAAGAGGCGAAGCCACGTGGAGAAAAACTCTACCGTGACGTAATATTGACCCTATATCGCTCCACAGATCTGGGCATTTACATTAATAACACTTAAAATGTGTTAAGTAAAAGAAAGGTCACGAAGAGGGAAATTCTTAAGGCTTAGACATCAAAGTGACTCGCAGTGTTTGCGCATATGTACCATGTATTCAAAAGATGACGAGATTCTCCGATACCTACATaccctatatacatatatatacacacaaataatcttttagaatacatttttttattaataaaacatCCGTGGACCATTTTCAGTGTAAATTGTATGTATTAAATACTATCCAATATTTAGACAATAAAGCATTGCAGATTCACCGAGTTCcagtgcaaattatttttaccAGCTATAAActaccatgtacatatacaagaaGATGAGTTTAACTAATAACATGTCTAAAATCTGTACAAAAAGGTATATATTAATTACTACTACAAAGGGTAATAACATTGTTCCTTAAATCAAACGTGTACATTTGAATTTAAAATGACGGTAAAATCGATTAGACCATTTACTTACCAGTTAATCAGTCTTGCTGACTGGCAAACCCAGAAGTCTTTTGaatatcacgtacaaatgtagGATTATCAAGCGAAAGTCGAAAGTGAGAGTAATGGTAAGATGTGATGATGTCCAAAGCTTGAAAGCGAATGTCCAGTAGTCTGGTCTCTTCGGCTTATATAGGCCGCTGAATTGACAATGTGAGTTTAGCCAAAAGTGAGTGACAAGAGATTGAGATAGACAGGAAGAGAGTAGTAATGACCATTTGCCTTTGTGGCCACCAACTGTTAGGTACACAGCCCTCAAGCTGGGCCCAGCTGGGAGCCCACTGtactgcgccatttactgtacagTCAAAGCGAGGCTGTGATCTAATCTTCCGTGCTGGGGCACAAGGAAATAGAACTCTGAAGAACAACATCTATCACGCTGTGAATACTCTGGGGTACTCTGGGAAAATGACAGAGTTCAGGTGTCAGAGATATGTGCGTCCCCCTTTAATGAGCTCTGGAGAGCGGAAGTTCCAACTCCACACCAAATCTGACGGAAAACGTTAAGAAAACTGCATATTGAACGGCCAGAGAGTAGTCACGCTGTGAGCTCGCCTAATGAACAGCGAAAATTACACGATTTGACAGCTGGGTGAATTGATTGTATATTCCTAAACGTAGAATGCTTTTTGGACAGGTGAAATAAATAGGTGGAATTAGAAGATATATGGATTTGGTGACACGTGGAATCGTAATGAAGTCCTTCAGAATGTCATTAACCACGCAAGATAAAAAGTCAAGTAGAAAGAAAAGGATTTTATGTGTCTAAGATTTCTGCCAACCAAAACGTATCTCAAAGAGATTCGTTGATTATCATGTCAGTAGTTTCAGGCCAAGTGGGCATGCGTGCATTATATATCGTGGTAAATTGAGGTAGAGCTTTTTATATCGTGGTAAATAAAAGTATCGCGTTTCTAGTCGCTTTTCTTTAAGGCGTTTCTTAGATATGTCTGCGATGGCTTTAATCGTATGTGGTCCTCTCCACTTGATAGTTTTGGGTACACTAGTACCAATAAATtcgtaaataaataatccatgACTATACTGCCTGGCCACAAGATATTTCACGATATACTAATCCCTTCTTGGAACCAGATACAGAGTGTATCAAAATCTACTAGTATTAGCTGTTGTAAGGATATTCCAAGcagaaattttttcttcaaatagaTAAAAATCCTTTCAACAGAAAACTTCTTGCTAAATTATATGTGTACGTGTGACTCACCGTGTCAAAATATACCAAGAAAAAGGTAAAATTCCTTGACATTTCATTTGGCTCGTGTCGTGTTCTGCAGCTTGTGGGTAATGAATGCTAATCCCCAATCTTCACAGGAAATATACTCAATAATCCCAATAAGACTCGGCGTAAGTCTTTGTCAGTAAGCGTGGGTGACTGGTTAATGGGGGAAGACGGGGTGACATCGCCAGAAAACATCGCGTGCCAAAcgtgaaaatgaaatctggtaaataataacacaaaaacaaaacaattgacGCCTTAATTTTGTGctttaatgaaaaatatttgattattcCAACATATCTCTTTTTGGTGAAGAAATGTGCTTTTGTAAAAGTGTCTCTCTGTCAGGTGTCTGCGAACTCTTATGTGTCTTCTTCTTAATCTGgatttaaaatattataaatgttatttaaaaaacatatttttaacaatCTTTCGATCAAATCATAGCTACAGCTTAAAGTTGAATGGCAAAATTGCCCTTAACTCATACAATGTGACAAAAAGAATGTAAGTACAATCTGTTAAGGATAGAAGTAATATTGGAGACACACTAGATATGTGAGATACGCTATAGGTATATGTGGCTTGTGTGTTTGCAGACAAGCTGTGATTCCTTCAGATTATCTCAGATATACTCCCAACTAATCCTTTGTGTGAAATGAGTCACTTATTTCTTAGTTTGAGTATTCTTCCCTAATGCAATGAATGTATGATTATTGATGCATGCTGAAGTCATTTGTATAGCACACTGAGAAAGAATTCGGTACTAAAGGGAAAAGTTGACAGAATTATCCTGGGAGAACTCCGTGTGTAACCTGTAACAAAGCTTCAGACACGGCTGGACTTGGCTGTCAAATAAACGCTTTAGTAATTGTGTTTAGACTCGGCTTTTCAATTCATACGTTATTGGTCTGTATTCATATTAGAACGTTCTTGTTTTTAAGTAGAAATATAGGCGTCGATACAAATTTTACTCTGCCAGCCGTTAACCAAAATTGATGTTCCTAGTCATACCAATTTTCAACACAACGTTTAACTCAAACCACACAGGAACtgataaagtatataaaattaGAAATTAAGAAGGATCCATACAATGGGCCATGTTTTAGGTATATAGAACTCTCATAAGTGTTTCGCTTCGTGGGACTTTTCCCCTTCAATTCGATCGAATTAGACGTCAGGGACTCACAGATGCAGATTCCTTATAGTCGTGTGTGCCGTATTTTATAAGACACGATTTGCATTTCTTGGGGAATTTTCAGTTAGGTAACAATGTTATGTCCATGACcatttttcagttttgacagGAGGTATACAAGCTAATCGAGTATGCCCATTTCTTCACTCACGTAACATGATGGCCACGTAGGACAAAATGTATCTGAATGTTGGAAACCCGAAATTACAAAAATGGCTAAAAATGTAGGTGCTCTATAGGAAAGGGATTGAGCTATACGGGTGGAAGACGAGGGTGGAAGTTCACTAAAAATCTGACTAAAACGTTAAGAAAACGTTATATTGGACGGCTAGATAGTAGCCACGCTGTGAGTTGGCTTAATCACACCTTTTGATAGCTGGGTGACCTGACTATATTCCAGAACGTAGGATGCTTTTACGACAGGTGAAATAAATAGGTGGGATTAGAAGACGATATGGATTTGGTGATGGAGTCATTCGAAATGACATTAACAATAGAAGACAGACAGTCATGTGGAAACAAATTAGTTTTATACGCTTTAGTTAGAAAAGAAAAGTTATTTAAAGAAGATCCAAAAGCATGCGCACCACATATTTCTCGGCCACTAGTCGAGCATGCCACATGCAGCTACAGCGAATACCAAGGCATATCAATGCTTTCTTGGAACCACATTCAGCCTGTATTGAAATGTATTTGTAGTTGCTGATGTATGAATATTACATACagcttcaaaatatttttgtgaaatattttaatacttgTCAGATATAAGTACATGCTCCTTTAGGTTTTACTTGCCGTCTCAAACTTTACCACCAAAACAAATTAGGTCTCTTTGACGTTTCACTGCTGTGTTCTGCAATTTGTGAGTAATGAACGGTTGTTCCTAACGTTCACAGGAAATATACTCTACAATCCTTCATACTCAACTCATACTACGCGTGGCTGCCCGTGGGTATGAGGTGGGgcttgtggggggggggggggggggggagtagtATCATCAGACTCCAGACGTGCCGAAGCTAAATAGCCATGAAATCTCAATAATTTGGCTCCCTCTAATCTTATGCTGGTAGCGTTTCCTCATAAAATTCTGGCTCTTTCGACAACCAGACAACGCATTTGcataatgaaaaatattatttaattctGACAGGTTATATTCTTTAATCCGCCCGGGTACCTCAAGATAATTTACATTACATATAGAACTTTTCTTGACACTAATGTACATGAAATGTCCTTGTATCATCGCTCAGAACAATGGAAGATTTTACACAACCGAGAAATGTTTCAACCTTTATCAGACCCCTTGACGGCATAGTTTAATGTATGATCATCATAacaaatcaggcaaaatgtttaCAGATTCTGAGCCACAAGCCTCATGCCTTTTCACGGACATGGATGTAACAATAAGTAAGTATCTCAAAAGTTAACGGTGAGTTTTACTAATATGGCAATTTGAATGTGGTTCCAAGTTTATTTACACAGTGTTTTcaatattcaaacatttcaatttcattttgttggGATTTTTTCACCAAGTTACATTTTTTGCCATGATACGAGACAGATAAGGATGTTGTTTATGGTTCGAGAAGTCCAGGTTTTCATAGGTAGAAACTTGAGTATACAACGTGGTAATAACAGAAATTTTGGGAGACAAGAGTGGGTAAGTAAAATAACTGGAGAAGTTTACTTAGAGACTGCCAAGATGTCGTTTTTGAGGTTTTTGAACACGACTCAAAACGGAAGAGGCGCACCATTTCCCAGACGACACAGCAAGCACGCGGAGAGGGGATTTGTCCAGCTCACTTTTCTCACAGTAACTCACAGCTCATGTCACTTCCAGGTAACAAAACACGAACTCTGCTGATTTATGGGATTCAACAGAACGATTTGACAATGTGCACTTTGACTTTACCAGCTGCAGTAACATTTTTTGTATGGCACGTATATCTGTTCAATACCAGTCAAACCTTAACAATACCGTTGCAGGAAAATGGGATACCCGTATAAACAAACAATTCTATTAATCTTACTGGCCAGCAAGTTTAGAAGTCAGAAAATATATTACAGgactttacatcactgtatgTTTTGGCGATTCGCAGGAtgcatacacgtacatgaactTCTACCCTTTAATCCAGAGCTATCCTCTTACTAAAATAGGAAATACAGTAATATCTGATGACTAGCTTCCGAACCATGGGCACATAAGTAGAATGGCATTCATGAATCTAATATACAGGGCTTGACGTCTAAAGTGCCATATATGGATCTTAACACCTTTGTTATGAGCAACAGACAGTAGCTGCCGTGCGATGTCACCTAATGAAGAGTGAAGGATTAGCATGTTAGGACGTTGCGTGCACGGAGATAATCCAAAATACGGTATCATACAAGAGCAAAATGCTTTCTCAACATTCATGAAATGTGAGACAGGGTGGATTTAGGCACTGTAATTTTCCAACGTAAAAGAAGAGTCCAATcattcaataaatcaatgaaactTTAAAGGAAGAGAAAAAAGTAGATTTTGTGATTCAATTGCTATTGAAATGCGCACACATAGTAATATATTTCTGAAGACAAGATCGAGGAaacagaaagcaaaaaaaatgagaaaaagaaagTAGTCTTATTAGAAACAGACCACTGAGGAACAACATCTTTCCCGTTGTGAGCATTTTGGGTACCCTAGCAACAGAACAGAGTTCATTTATCAGAGATATGTGCGTCTCACTTTAATGAACACTGAAGGACGGAAGTTCCAACTTCACGCCAAATCTGACGGAAGACTTTTAGAAAACTCCATACTGAACGCCCAAACAGAAGCCACGCTGTGAGCTGCCCTCATAGACAAAGTGAAAATCGCACAATCTGACAGCTGGGTTAACAGATGGTAATTTCTGAATGTAGTATACTTTTAGGACAGGTGAAATGAATAGGGGGCATTTGAAGACGTTATGGATTTGGTGACACGCGGGATCTTAACGTAGTCCTTTAAAATATCGTTACCTATGGAAGGTAAAAAAGCAAGTGGAAAGAAAGCAGTCGTTTTATTCTAAGGTTTTTGCAGATTGACACGTATTTGAAAGGGAAAGCAATCTCTTTTTTGCATATTAGTATATGTAGATTTACACCAGTTAGCCATGCGTACATGGTAACTCTTGGTTAATAAAGTTCAGTGTTCAGATATAAATTTGTGATGGTTTGAAATGTAAGCTGTGTTCTCAGTCCAAAACGTAACCATTGTTGTTAACGTTAGATACTCTTGGGTACACTAATACCAATAGATGAGCAAATAATAACCCATGACTATTGCTTTTGGAAGGTATTTTTGGACATATTAATCCCTTTTTGGAACCAGATACGGAATGTATGAAAATTTACGAGTATTAGCCGTGGTGCGGATATTTCAAGCAGTTAAACATAGTTTATcttgtatacaaataaatatattttaattctcTATTGTCAGAAAAGTCCATGCTTCAAAATAAACCAAGAAAAGGATAACATTTCTTGACATTTGTTGAGAGCACTTGAACTGTGTAACACACTGGAGCATGGAAGTTCAAACTCACCATCAAGCCCAACGAAAAAACGTTAAGAAAACAGCAGTCTGGAGGGCCAGACAGTAGCCACGCTGTGAGCAGGCCTAATGAACAGAGAAAATCACACGATTTGACAGCTGGGTGAATTGATTGTGTATCCCTGAACGCAGGATGCTTTTAGGACAGGTGAAATAAATAGGTGGGATTAGAAGACGATATGGATTTGGTGACACGCGGAGCCATGATGAAGTCCTTCAAAATGTCATTAACTACCAGAGATAAAAAGTcaagtttaaagaaaaattgacaCTTTAACACGTTTCTGTAATACGTTTAGTGATACTTTGAATTGTGTTCGTTCTTCTTAACCCAAAACCTGAGTAGTGtgattacatacatataaataaacatacatataaataaatgatcactAACTACTGACTGGCAACAAGGTATTTTAGGATATATCAATTCCTTTTGGGAACCAGACCCAGAATATATCAAAATCTGCTTGCAGTGTCTGTTATGTGGATGTTCTAAGCATGTAAACAGAGTGTAACTTCTCATACAAAATGAGAAATATACTTTAATTATTCTTGTCAAATAATTTCATGCtctattacacgtacatgtgcctCGCTGTGTCAAACTCTACAGGCAAAAAATTTAACATTCCTTGACATATCATTTGACTCGTGTTGTTGTGTTCTGTGGCTTGTGGGTCATGAATGCTAATCCCTAACCTTAACAGGAAATATACTCAATAAACCCAATATGACTCGGCGTAAGTCTTTGTCAGTAAGCGTGGATGCCTGGTTAATGGGGTGAGATGAGGTGACATTGCGAAATATCATCGCGTCCCGAaggtgaaaatgaaatctggtgAATAATActaccaaaataaaaaaaattggctgCTTACTATTGTGCCTTaatcaaaattatttaattatttcaacatatctcTTTTTGGTGAACAAATGTGCGTTTGTAAAAGAGTCTCTCTGTCAGGTGTATTACTTCTGCAAACTCTTATCTGTGTTCATCTTCATctgtatttataacattattaatgttgtccaaaaatacatattttcaacAATCTTTCGATCAAACCATAGCTATAGCTTAAGGCTGAATGGCAAATTTGCCCTCAACTCATACAATGTGACAAAAAGAATGTAAGTACAATCTGCTAAGAATAGAAGTAATATTGGGGACACACTAGATACGTGAGATACGCTACAGGTAAATGGCATTTGGTAGGCACATTGCCGAGGCTTGTGTGTTTGTAGACAAGATGTGGTTCCCTCAGACCATCTGAGATATACTCCCAACTAATCGTTTGTATGAAATGAGTCACTTATTTCTTAGTTTGAGTATTCTTCCCTAATGCAATGAATGTATGATTATTGATGCAGGCTGAAGTCATGTATAGTACACTGAGAAAGAATTCGGTCTTAACCGAACAGTTGACAGGATTATACTGGGAGAACTCCGTGTGTAACCTACAGTAAAACTTCAGACACGGCTTGACTCTGCTGTCCAATAAACGCTTTTCTAATTGTGTGCAGATTCGGCTTTTCCATTCATACGTTATtggtttgttttaatattagaACGTTATTGATTTTAAGTAGAAATATAGGCGTCGatacaaattttacagtgaGAAGGAATTCGGTATTAACGGAAATTTCACCAGATTATACTGAGAGAATTCCGTGTGTAACCTATAGTAAGACTTCAGACATGGCTGGACTTGGCTGTCATATAAACGCTTCAGTAATTGTGTGCAGATTCGCCTTTTCCATCCATGCATTATTGGTCTGTATTCATATTAGAACGTTCTTGTTTTTAAGTAAAAATCTAGGTGTCGATACAAGTTTTCACTCTGCCAGCGGTAAACCAAAATTGACGTTCCTGGTCATACCAATTTTCAACACAACGTTTAACTCAAACCACACAGGAACTGATAAGgtatataaattaagaaattaagaaGGATTCATACAATGGGCCATGTTTTAGGTATATAGAACTCTCATAAGTGTGTCGCCTTCTGAAACTTGTTTGTGTAATGAGAAATAATCCCTACTCTCGGCGGATTATCCCCTTTAATTCGATTGGATTAGACGTCAGACACTCACAGGTGCAGTTTCCTTTAAGTGGTGGGTTCCTCATTTTATAAGACATGATAATTTGCATTTCTTGGGGAATTTTCAGTGAGGCTAATAATGTTATGTCCACAGTGTTATAGACCAGCCTGTAGTACGAAAAAGTTAATTCAGTTTTGTTAGGACATGATGTAACATGACGGCCATGTaggacaaaatgtatttaacccgaaattacaaaaaaatgacTAATAAATGTAGGTGCTCTTAAGAGAATGGATGGAATTCTCCGGGTATGTATCTAGGACGGTGCGAGCACTCTACATGAGGTACTCTG belongs to Liolophura sinensis isolate JHLJ2023 chromosome 9, CUHK_Ljap_v2, whole genome shotgun sequence and includes:
- the LOC135475580 gene encoding M-phase inducer phosphatase 1-like, with the translated sequence MSSSLDSCFDLLSSNDLFSTEESSEVRFVDETSRDSGLGADEATVSDIFASMDNNACSPLAYSPVRPLKRLDFRSVRSLSFDCPDVSSSSPSVFDDSDDDMSTELTPVVTVTSVKDDNSAYKSNTDTPVLSRKLHTLGLNSQQTRKRPSPTRDDEESSPLIKRRRGVGRFRRYQSLDLPSKTQPSPVTCDPETEAHIKTILDRVSEDADLISDGSKSCCLPTIPGKHQDLKSITPETLAKVVNKEYDHVIENYVIVDCRYPYEFEGGHIKGAKNLYTRESIMESLVNTPIKTEDPTKRSIIIFHCEFSSERGPKMSRFLRTMDRNQNEENYPELYYPEMYLLHGGYKDFFAAQKGLCLPQSYVPMHQDDYKEDMRKFRIKSKSWAGEQSRSSLRRGLKF